The Vespula pensylvanica isolate Volc-1 chromosome 14, ASM1446617v1, whole genome shotgun sequence sequence gcactgttagaaaaacttttcttcgcCAGTGTAATGTTGATTTTTcctaaaaaaaatcttttcttctctttttttttattctatactAACAATTATAAGTTTTTCAaggtttctctcttttcttcttttaatagacagattgaaaaaaagatgcCATTAGAAAGAACAGTATTACAGAGTAAGAAGACGATCTCTCGCGTTCCCTTCAATGATTTCTTGCTCTCATCTTCGAATAACAGTCACGGACACTCGATCGCTTTACCTCATCCTTTCAGCAGAGTGATTCTATTTAAAGCATTCAATATTAACCCATCCATACATCCCGAAAAGATCGTATATTAAACTTTGAGTTAGAATCTTCTTATTcgctaaagaaaaaagttcgatCTATTAAGATTTCTCAACGATCAACAATCAACAACGATCATAGGGTGGGTTGGTcggaatgaaattttttacgagTGAGAAAGAATGACGATTTCTTATTGAAGGggaacatacatatacacccacacacacattatatatatgtgtgtgtgtatgtatatatatgagagaaaaagaacgtgtGCAACTGTAGAAGAATTTACTAAGTATTCGTCGCTCGAGGATAATTATGGACAATCAAGAAAGCTTGTACTTCGGATAGAACGTAGCGAGTGGTGCTTATATGACCGTATATCCgactgtatatacatatacacatatctatatattcctTGGAATGCAGATGTGAGAATACGAAACGACGACTGTTCGTTTTGATACGAACGGCAACTGCTTACGTCAATTTTacgatcgtcatcgtcgtttaCATATAATCTCTCATCCATTTACACGATATTCATTCTTCAATTTCggctataaaaaagaaaaaataactgtttatcaataaattctttttcttcttttttttttttttttttttttttacgtagtAGACACATTGTACGAGGTTATAAATATTGCATCacgattttatttagaaataaatatctcgCGAAATATAGCGAGAAATTCAGATAGCTCGTTACAACATGGCCATCTAACTAGCAGGAAATTCAAATTACCGTAACATAGAAAGATCGTTTTATCGAGAGTCTCTCAGacaattataatatgtaagaATTATGCGAATTAATTTTTGCTCTACAAACACGTACGAAGGGGACGATACAACAACGATTATTACTATAATGAGAACGACATCTCGTAGTACGATGATCGTTGGTGGGTCTTCGTACGGGGTCaattctgtttctctctccctctctctctctctttctctatttctttagtCGTGTGTCAgcaatataatttgtttatatgtgTTACAAGCCTCGTTATATTATCATCGGTCACACAtcgcatacgtacatacgtacatacgtacatatagtTTATACTTGAGCGAATATaacctctcctctcctcccctcccgtttctctttttcctctcttctcctcccccCTCCCTGTACACACATTAGGacatacaaaataatacaCGTTCGCGAGGGAATACAGTCACGATCGTGCGGGCAACTCGTAATTCTCCCCACTCCCTCTCTTCTCGCCGCTCCTCTTCTTTTACCCCCactccttttctctcattcgttctCACTCGAGGGAGAAGGGAAGCGAACCGTAGAACGAGAAAGGGAAGGGGAGCCTTACTACGAGAGTCCACGCGCGCTCTATAGTAAATCGACTATAATACTATGAGTCAGTCACACCCACAAGTCGCTTGTGGGTTCAAGACCCTCGTGTacgcgcgtatatatacacacacacggtatagagaaagaaaaagagaggactCGCGTATTACGTTCCGGCCTACGATGAGCTAGTAAACGTGTGATGctcgcgcgcacacacacacgtacggtATTGCCGCACGCGAGGTCATGCTTACGGACACATAATCGAGGATCTATTGGCCTCGTCTCTCGTGGAATCACTTCGAATATCGAATGGTTCCGTATTGTTTATCTCGATAAGAATTTCTACTTCCGAGTAGAATTGTCATTGTTGTTTCATTGTCCCGCGTTGACAAAgacttaaataatataaactttagaaaggaagaaacatatatgtatatatatatatatatgtgtgtgtgtgtgtgagagagagatataatgcatacacatgtatatacataatgcatacaatgtatatatgtatatatacattagcGTGATCAGACGATTCTTGCGCTATACTTGGCATcgaatatagtattattttcttcttcggtcAATGGCTCGAGGAGTGCTTGGTATTTACTCGACCGGTATATATGACAGCCCTTGGAAAACGACGTCGGTAGGAAGATAGAActtctttgtttctatatttctaaTCCCTCGTACATCTACCACCGTGTCTCTTTGATTTCTCTATTGATTTCTCTATCGATTTGTTTAATTTGACTGGATCAATGTGGGAAGCTGCGGCCCCTGaagatttgatattttttctataatcatgtatcctctttttttttcagtcaGGTGAATGTTGGATACAGAGAGTAGACACGGTACTGGGCTGGATCAGGGACCATCGAGGGACCCTTGGCTCGCTATGGATTACTACTTGGGCACCGATAGTCTTTCTCTTCAGGAAATGCTCGATGTCGACATCAAATGCGAGATCGAAGGGGTAATCGGTGGCCACGCAGATCTTGGCTTCAATTTCGGTGATTTGTCGCCGTTAGAATTGGACGACAATCCGGTTGGATGTGACAACGATCTCAGCGGATGGTTCGGTTCCACCAGTTTGCTCAACGGCAACAGCAATAGCTCTAACAGGTatgaatgatgatgatgatcatgatgatgatgatgatgatggtgacgatgacgatgacgatgatgatcgtgataataacgataacgtggtgacgatgacgatgactaTGATTATGATAAAACACGAAACGAGATCGCTATGAGACGAtcctcgaatcgatcgaaaggagACACCACTTCCATTTCCTCACagagtttttcttcttcgtttttctgcAGCAATTTCAATTTCGATTTGAGTGGCGGCGATGCTGCCTCCATTATGGTGAACCCCAATTCGGTAATGCCCCACATGGCCATCCACAGTCCTACGCCAAATAGTAACAGACggcacttttctttctcgccaAAGATAGACGTTAAAGATGAGAAAATAGACGTCGAGAACGAGgtagaaaatgaagatgataATGAGAATGACAACGAGAAcgacaatgataatgataatgaaaacgagaatgaaaatgatcatgataatgataatgataatgataatgataatgagaatgataatgataatgataacgataacgataacgataacgataatgaaaattataacgaGATCGATACGGAAATCGAACAATATGAAAACGACATAACGGAAACCGAGGAGGACACCGAGGATGAGCAGGAAGTAGCGAGGACGATTCCGATTTTAAAAGCAAAGCCGTCTACTACGATACCGGTAAATACTGCCGTTAAAACGATATCACCTCAAATAACGAAGGCTCATCTGTCACCGAAAATCAGTACGATATCCGGCATAAGGGTACAAAATTTTAAGGTCCTGCAGAGTCAACCGAGTCAACAACAACCGCAGCATGTTAGGAAGCAGATTTACAATAACAATGTTCACGTCAGCACGACTTCTTCCCCAGCGATCTCaacgattaataaagaatTCGATTTGTCCGATTACGAGGACAAGCTCTATCCGAAGCCAGCGTATTCTTACTCCTGTTTGATCGCCATGGCCTTGAAAAATAGTCAAACGGGCTCCCTGCCAGTTTCAGAAATTTACAACTTTATGTGGTAAGTCactaacaaatttatttcgtcatattttttttcactctttctcattAAAATATGCGAAAGCTTAAACGTAGTATCatcttgataatatatttaaatgaaaaactaaggataataatatgcgaacgtagagaaaagaatgttAACAAAAGTGAATAACGAAACAGAAAGACTTTCGTTCGACAAACAAAGTCCCAGATCGCTTATTTTCAGCCATTTGGCCGGAAAGACAAGGGTTGGGTACGTCCCTgcccctctcctctcctcgtGTTCGGGGAACGAAGGGAGAAAGTATTGTCTTCTCTCCTTTATTCCCAGGTTACAAGGGGGGAGCTGCCATTTTGTATGGGGCCCTTGGAGCACCAGGTGCATGTCAGGGTACAGTCCCCCTAGAAACTATAGGCGGTATTCTTTGTTTATCCTCTACGATTTTCCTGGACTTATGATTTTCTCAAATAAACTCTTCTTCCCCTCCTGaaacatatttctatattGGACGTATACATtgacatacatttttttttttacacacacatacacacatatatatatactattataaaagaaatatatcctcttttttatcctcCTCCTTTAATTATACTGCGTCGTCTTTTCGGAGATTTCTccaagtaaaattatttctcatgttttatttataaaaagctCACATTGTGTTCGTTTTACAAACACCGTGGCTAAACGAATTTTtagaacttttttatttatgttacagCGAGCACTTTCCATATTTTAAAACTGCACCAAACGGTTGGAAGAACTCTGTGAGGCATAATCTTTCGTTGAATaaatgttttgaaaaaattgagaaaccAGCTGGAAATGGAAACCAAAGAAAAGGCTGTTTGTGGGCAATTAATCCAGCCAAGATAGCAAAAATGGATGAAGAAGTTCAGAAATGGTCAAGAAAGGATCCATTGGCAATTAAAAAGGCAATGATATATCCGGATCATTTAGAGTTACTTGAAAGAGGAGAGATGAAGTATGCTGGCAGTGGCGATATGtcagaagaaacagaaagttCTGGCGATGAGACTGCAGAAGAAAGTGCTGTATACGATGAATCTATACACAGTCATATCGCAGCTAATTCAGTTACAGATAGTTATGATGAAAGTAGTCAGGATTGCGATGTTGACATCACGGAACATCTTTATGATGAAATTGACATAGAGGATAATAAAGATGCTCTGCACAtgcaattaaatattactaaacAAGAGGCAATTGAATATGAATTAAGTCCTAGtacaaaaaagcaaaaaacttTAACAGGTGCGATACAAGGAAATTACGTATATCAACCAGTAACTACTTCTCGAAGAAAAGCGCCTCTACTTTTAAGAGCTGGAACCACAGCCGaatcttttcttaaaattgaataaatttagatattatttaacatattcaaaaggataaatatatctataagtaTTACACCCATTTCTCCGAGGTTTCGATAAAAACGTTTCATGTGCCCATAGAACAAATCACTGTTTTTCTCGGAAAATAGAAAGTGCATCAAATTTTATGCAATATAACGATCTTGTGAGTTGAGTTTCGGATGCATttgtatatcgtatatcataatatccatgaaaaaaattcaaaagcattggtaaaataattaattcgtaattgTTATACATCTTTCGAAttcttttcatcgttaatacatataaatgatcTTCGATATACCACATCATCTTgctcataataattatttaacttttaatataacataaactTTGTGAGATTATAAAAgttctaatttttatatatatcacgatATGTGTGCATGGAAATACTTTTTTGTCATGCCTCGATTACCAAGTAAAATTATGAGTAGACAGAAAGCAGCCGCAAACATCAGTACTATATAGTGTACATACGATGATGAAAAGTATAACAAGCAAAGTGGTATATATCCCACTATCAGTTTAACATGTTAGCTTTTATatgatcgaaaatattaagttGTAGATTTAAAACTTTAGTAATTTATGTAACAAACTTACTAGTATATATGTCATGCGTTTTAGATCGTATAGGAGTATGTGCTCGTGAACCAGCACAATCATAAATATCGTGTTTACTTTACACACTGCATTAGTAACTATGATAAGATGTATAGTTACATACGAAGATCTTCCAAATTCATTAAATGATTTTACAAACTTCCGTTTAATACTATTGCGAATATTCACCGATCTTATTTCTCTGTAATCTCTATACACGTATAGTTATCATTCTAGCACCATAGacaatttaaaaatgtctTCTCTAATTTGACATATCCTTCTTATCGTAgctcttatttttgttttttttttcttttgttctttttgtaaaaatatacgtattgcTTTGCAATTTTATATGTCTGATAAACAAAAGTGTATggagaaaacgaataataacaaACAACTTTATGTTTATGTCAAAAAactgttatattatatataactgaaCATtgcggtaaaaaaaaaaaaaaaaaaaatgagtttAGAATGCAGTAATTTATAACGTTTTATCTGTATCATCAGCATTatcattgtttatattttgtaactaTGACTAtatttgaaacgaaaaaaaaaaaaaaaaacgaaaaaaaatgtaacataGATTAATAAGTATTTGGTCATTCTAATGTTGGCCAGACTGatgtattatactttttatacatttctgagataaataataattgtaaatgttTCTGCAATTATATACCTGAAAACATAAGATTACGTAGTATCACATTTAGGTAGAGTACAAAGACGACAGCTATGGAATGgtcaagaaaaaattttttatagaataagCAGATGGGAATTGTATACCTGATTTGTTTTTAAGTATAACAGTAATCGTATtcttagtttttatttaattgtagaAAAATGTTCCTTTCTCAACTTAGGACAATGTTCAATCGACAATTTgatttttcgtataaaaagtatataaattgaGATTTCATAGCTTTTcagaatattattgaaatttttatatcgacgatACGTGCATAtcattaattgattttaatattgtatatacatctTGCAAGTAATAATGCTAGGTTGTATAACAAaaacccttttttttttccttttttaaataatgatatgaCGAAGCTCACGTTTATGAGTTTtccttaaaaatattataatacaacgTACCTAATGGTTTGCTTTATCGACATTATTTTACTAATACTTTTACAGTAACGTACAAACATAGGATCAATCGATACAAACTTTGTAAAGTATCTAATCGATAGaactcttttaattttttagaaaaaaattctatcctTTTAGACGTGCTTTCTAATTAtcctatatatttacattaattacGGTAGCATActtgatttgaaaaaatacgTACAAGATCTGTAACTAATATTTAAcaagaattatttcaatattagtaaaaagagaatatgcACACTTTGTCTCCAAGTTATTACCACTCTTATCCATCGTATCTTCTAAGAATATAgaacttaattaaaaaacaatattatattcaaaataagTTGTACATAGTAAGAGCTATCTCTAAATTTATCTAACAATAGACAAAGTACTAATATACTTGTATTACAACATTTTTAGGAAAATCAAACGTGGTATTATAAATCTATCATGTACTAATACAATAGAAAGCTTGCTTTAAGATGTATAAAGTATGTTTTATGATTAAGAAATGGGACCAATCTTTCAAGTTTGATTTTATCACACAAagatgttcttttttgtttctcataAGACAGACTTAGTTGACTCAAAGATACATTTTGTATAGAAAGTATTTGTATTACTGtaaatacttctttttttttctaataaacattaatagatttttaatcatacattcatgattttattttttacagaaaaaCACACATCAAACGATTCTAACAATTAACAAAGAACTAGCATATGCGTATTGTTACGATATCGATATTGAATTGTccctatatataattatgagaATGATTTTCCGAacggtttatttatttcgaaacttGTATCTTTTTTCAGCATTGCAATGTCGGTAGAAAATCTCCAagtaatgtattaatataacataaagaTTTAATCGCACtcacgttaaaaaaataaggaatacTATAATTAACTAACGATCGatgattcaattatttttttgcttgcaaaattatatttgcataaaaataattattataaaaaatatgatggacaattattaattttattacatgatcacaaacaaaaagaacagTGCTATAAAAATGTGtgatatgtacatatgaaattgaaaaatttgatcATACAACATTTTTATAGAGGaacattgtaaatattttctaatatacatgtgtgtgatGTCGTATGAAATAAAGAGTGTCTAATAATATTAGACAAAGGAGAAATACAGTTCATAATATAACGacaaatatgttattattctatttgaAAGTGTGAAGTATTTACATAAAGCACACTTTTTTATCacacaatatattttatcaattaagtttgtagagaaaaaataaaacgcaatacaatatacatacatacatacataaatacagaTTCATGGAAACAAAGAAATGGAATTAGAATATACATTGTCATATTATGTATCTACCGtccacgaaaaaaagaaataagcaaTATACAATGCACACTGAATATACTGCATTTtcatgatatttaattaacactTTAAGATACTAAACCATCTCTcatatttcttattccttttaatGAGAACAAGTTTGtagtgaaagatagagaaacgtGTGAACGAGTtagtaaaaatgaaagtgTAAACTATCATCATATGGAAATATCTGCAGAAATTTCATAATCAATAGGACACATtgatatttaaacgattaatatacTTTATTGCATATTTCGTATCTATGACATTGCACTGCCAAAAATGGCcaaattatacgaataaacAAGATCAAGAAGAtcaatgaagataaaaaaaataattcgaattcgAATTACATCTGTAATCAAAATCTTACCAATTATCTTAACTTCGTTATCGTTTAAGTAATGATTCTAttctaatacttttttatttttcttttcttttttgcaaagCTAGTCTTAATGAATCAAAATTTTGATACAAACGAAGATCTTGATTACAACTCTGTGACAGTACAAAAACTTTAATACGCCATTTTCATTATCGTTCGTTTGAATTAGGcgctgctttttttttcaagtaaataaaaataaacgtatatgaatttatatgattgtatatgattataaaataataacgataaaaacgaagtaacatatttattattattatttgcttaAATAAAAGTGTacttcgtttttattcgaatacgAAAACTGAACAAAATAGATATTCATaactttgaaaatgattacatttatccgatttatacatacatacatacatacatatgtatatggatatgtatgtatgtgtatatatatacacatcggATTCGGTTAATTGTTAGTtcataaattgaaataaacaaGTAGAATAGTTTTTGTACCTGTTTGtaacatttctatataatgTTAATCTAATGTAAAGCTCATGTAGATTCATACAAAGGACTTAGtgcatattattaataacatgtaaatattgcaaaaactttgaataataaaacagaTGAGAAAAGCAAAACGTCctcgataacaaaaaatttttaatgacgcattaaaaagttttattaacaaaagcTAATCGTATATAAAATGGCGGTAATTCACTTTGTTTttgatttcaaaataaaattgaaaatacaaaaaaatgcaaaatcgATATCTATCTCAGCCAACGTCAGAAGTTAGGTCGATAAGTAAGAAATTTGTAATACTGCCAAATCTGCAGTTAGTGCGTCAACCGGACACGCttccaatataaaaaataatgacaattaaatattattcaaaagattattttaaaatgaaataattcttcttttcattgactcgtataatacgtatgttcctttttattgcactattagattttttacttttttattagttaCAAAAAAGTGATTCAATATTAGTGTCACGGCACatgcttttatcttttcgacaaattcttttaaaaggaAGTGCTAGATGTatctttaaaagaatattgtttCCAAAGATAATGCCAAAAAGAACATTACAAAAGCCAgctgaaaagaaattaaaaccgAATTTAAGCTCAACAGAAATGTCTAAAGATCAAAACGTTTCGGATAATATTAACCTTAATGAAAGCACGCTTTCTATGGAAAATAtgcaagaaaataatgaaaagaataaaatgaaactcgAATATTTGGATTCTCCAATTAAAtcagaaaacgataaaaaagagtaCAGGTAATcggaaattaaaatttgattacaATCTTCTTTCGAGGTAGGTGATATAAGTGACagattttttatcaaatttgttTAGAGTTATCAAGTTGGAGAATGGACTCACAGCTTTGTTAATCGCAGATTTACATTCGACTAAACATCCTTCACAGGACGTTGATGATATTCAAGGTAATGATATTACATTATGAAGTTTTAATATTCCATGTTTGTATAAAATGTTCAACATAtatggaatatttaaaaattgatccATACCAAATAGATATCATttctatgatataataataaataatagttcgTTTACTATAAGCTGGTGCAATAAGTAGCGAGACCGAAGACGATGAGAGCGATgatgacgaagaagacgagggTGAAagtgaagatgaagatgatggaagtgaagaagacgaagaagaggaaaaaggtgAATGCGAACAATTAGAGGACGATGATATCCATTCATTTGGAGCTAAACGtcttaaaagagaagaaaaaatggtatatttcaaaaaaggaaaagaaatattatgcgacgtgaaattattataacaagaataatacaatataaagatttttgtTCTGTTTCATAAAATGTGTTTACAGGCAGCATGCGGTTTGTGCGTCGGCGTTGGAAGTTTCAGCGATCCGCCAGAAATTCCAGGAATGGCTCATTTTTTAGAACATATGGTTTTCATGGGTTCTGAGAAATATCCTCAGGTTTGTACTTCgtgtatcatatattatataaatgactTATTATATTTGGAGTATTTTCCaaacgtattatattttttaggaaaatgattttgatgcatttattacaaaaagagGTGGTTCTGACAATGCTTCTACGGAATGTGAACAAACCACATTTTACTTTGaagtacaagaaaaatatttattggcATCACTTGATCGTTTTgcacaattttttattaaacctTTAATGAAACAAGGTGCAATTACCAGAGAACGAGAAGCTGTTGAAAGTGGTATGcagaaatttataatcattgtatgatgtatttatttgaaaacatatatatctaatagaaaatatacagAATTTCAGATGGCTTTGCCTTCTGATCTTTATAGAAAGGAACAGTTATTTTGTAGTTTCGCGAGACCAGACCATCCCGCAAGAAAATTTACATGGGGAAATTTAATAACGTTACGAGATAACGTAACAGACGATAAGCTTTACGAAGAATTACACAAGTTTAGAGAACGTCATTACAGCGCCCATAGAATGAAATTAGCCATACAAGTGAGAATATGAcgaataaatatgtttaagaattatatgtttataattataataatatcatacgtTTGTGTTGTCTTAGGCTAAATTACCATTAGATACATTAGAGGAATACGTATTGCAATGTTTTTCCGAAGTTCCAAATAATGGTTTACCACCAAGTGACTTTAGCCAATTTAAAGGAGCAGATTCATTTGATACACCTagctttagaaaaatatataaagtgaaGCCTATTAAAGATGTTTGTCAGGTATGTCCGTTTTACTTTAGACAGgaaaataactataataatgataatgaagatGATACAATGATACAAATAATGATggtatatcttatataattttcatatctttaGATAGAGTTAACATGGGCAATGCCGCCTTTACATGacttatataaaagtaaaccTCATCATTATATCGCTTGGATTATTGGGCACGAAGGAATAGGTTCCTTAATAAGTTATTTGCGCAAAAAGATGTGGTGCTTAGATATTTTTAGTGGAAATGGAGAAAGTGGCTTTGAACATTGCTCCATGTATGCATTATTTAGTTTATCGTTGATTCTTACAGAAGACGGTCACAAGCATTTACAAGACGTGTTAAATAGCATTTTctcatatattaatttaatgcgAAAGGAAGGCCCGCAAAAACGAATTTATGATGAAATTTCTCAGATCGAAGAAACTAATTTTAGGTATATAAACATGATTTCATTAAATAGAATATGTCAATGCGTTTATGTAATATTCTCTATTGTTTCTAGATTTACAGATGAAGTAGCACCTGCAGATTATGTAGAAGAATTGAGCGAGAATATGCACTTCTTTCCTCCGGAAGATTACATTACGGGTAGCGAACTTTACTTTGACTATAATCCTGAGGCAATACAAATGTGCATGGATTATTTATCTCCTGATAacgtgaatattattatatttgataagaaatttaatgatGAAGAATTTGACAAAGTGGAACCATggtttaaaacaaaatataccGACATGGATATACCCACAGAAT is a genomic window containing:
- the LOC122634165 gene encoding uncharacterized protein PFB0145c-like isoform X2 encodes the protein MLDTESRHGTGLDQGPSRDPWLAMDYYLGTDSLSLQEMLDVDIKCEIEGVIGGHADLGFNFGDLSPLELDDNPVGCDNDLSGWFGSTSLLNGNSNSSNSNFNFDLSGGDAASIMVNPNSVMPHMAIHSPTPNSNRRHFSFSPKIDVKDEKIDVENEVENEDDNENDNENDNDNDNENENENDHDNDNDNDNDNDNDNDNENYNEIDTEIEQYENDITETEEDTEDEQEVARTIPILKAKPSTTIPVNTAVKTISPQITKAHLSPKISTISGIRVQNFKVLQSQPSQQQPQHVRKQIYNNNVHVSTTSSPAISTINKEFDLSDYEDKLYPKPAYSYSCLIAMALKNSQTGSLPVSEIYNFMCEHFPYFKTAPNGWKNSVRHNLSLNKCFEKIEKPAGNGNQRKGCLWAINPAKIAKMDEEVQKWSRKDPLAIKKAMIYPDHLELLERGEMKYAGSGDMSEETESSGDETAEESAVYDESIHSHIAANSVTDSYDESSQDCDVDITEHLYDEIDIEDNKDALHMQLNITKQEAIEYELSPSTKKQKTLTGAIQGNYVYQPVTTSRRKAPLLLRAGTTAESFLKIE
- the LOC122634165 gene encoding pre-rRNA-processing protein FHL1-like isoform X1, translated to MLDTESRHGTGLDQGPSRDPWLAMDYYLGTDSLSLQEMLDVDIKCEIEGVIGGHADLGFNFGDLSPLELDDNPVGCDNDLSGWFGSTSLLNGNSNSSNSNFNFDLSGGDAASIMVNPNSVMPHMAIHSPTPNSNRRHFSFSPKIDVKDEKIDVENEVENEDDNENDNENDNDNDNENENENDHDNDNDNDNDNENDNDNDNDNDNDNDNENYNEIDTEIEQYENDITETEEDTEDEQEVARTIPILKAKPSTTIPVNTAVKTISPQITKAHLSPKISTISGIRVQNFKVLQSQPSQQQPQHVRKQIYNNNVHVSTTSSPAISTINKEFDLSDYEDKLYPKPAYSYSCLIAMALKNSQTGSLPVSEIYNFMCEHFPYFKTAPNGWKNSVRHNLSLNKCFEKIEKPAGNGNQRKGCLWAINPAKIAKMDEEVQKWSRKDPLAIKKAMIYPDHLELLERGEMKYAGSGDMSEETESSGDETAEESAVYDESIHSHIAANSVTDSYDESSQDCDVDITEHLYDEIDIEDNKDALHMQLNITKQEAIEYELSPSTKKQKTLTGAIQGNYVYQPVTTSRRKAPLLLRAGTTAESFLKIE
- the LOC122634162 gene encoding nardilysin-like translates to MLLSFRQILLKGSARCIFKRILFPKIMPKRTLQKPAEKKLKPNLSSTEMSKDQNVSDNINLNESTLSMENMQENNEKNKMKLEYLDSPIKSENDKKEYRVIKLENGLTALLIADLHSTKHPSQDVDDIQAGAISSETEDDESDDDEEDEGESEDEDDGSEEDEEEEKGECEQLEDDDIHSFGAKRLKREEKMAACGLCVGVGSFSDPPEIPGMAHFLEHMVFMGSEKYPQENDFDAFITKRGGSDNASTECEQTTFYFEVQEKYLLASLDRFAQFFIKPLMKQGAITREREAVESEFQMALPSDLYRKEQLFCSFARPDHPARKFTWGNLITLRDNVTDDKLYEELHKFRERHYSAHRMKLAIQAKLPLDTLEEYVLQCFSEVPNNGLPPSDFSQFKGADSFDTPSFRKIYKVKPIKDVCQIELTWAMPPLHDLYKSKPHHYIAWIIGHEGIGSLISYLRKKMWCLDIFSGNGESGFEHCSMYALFSLSLILTEDGHKHLQDVLNSIFSYINLMRKEGPQKRIYDEISQIEETNFRFTDEVAPADYVEELSENMHFFPPEDYITGSELYFDYNPEAIQMCMDYLSPDNVNIIIFDKKFNDEEFDKVEPWFKTKYTDMDIPTEWTETWKTITPLPEFHLPLPNIFLTNDFSLISVTSDVPKYPVKIHSDDISEIWYRPDPKFGLPECYMYFYIISPLTTSAKNVALMDLFIEILKQLLVEELYPATAAELKHQMYTGQKGIVVKVNGFNEKLPLLLNICAKYIANSPNLVTKDLFDIMKQEQLKAYYNTFVKPAKLAKDVRLSILMLDHWPAVDRHTAITATTFNEFQTFIEQFTKHTYIQCLVQGNMTKENVIQNIQNCIDILKCGPLLSNTMPRLRITKLPTGIQYCKVKNFNKMDVNSVVTNYYQSGISSIKLTVIIELLLMIMEEPLFNQLRTQEQLGYDVSCLMRNTYGILGYSITVYTQADKHSTEHVDNRIEKFLKSFNKVLKETSEKDLESIKEALTKIKQCADIHLKEEVDRNWSEITNCDYIFDRLEKEIIAVDGIKIEELRNWMASHTINGDNLRKLSVHIIGTKEETSNEKKDISKSESDDKVTYELKYLNNTATKTNKSSEVYITDIDNFKSELPIYPLKDTLG